Proteins found in one Venturia canescens isolate UGA chromosome 8, ASM1945775v1, whole genome shotgun sequence genomic segment:
- the LOC122414306 gene encoding G-protein coupled receptor dmsr-1-like isoform X1 — MNETMEDNSTMLTSPDTMSYRCGAGLNSFHQEYAKMHGWASLLVCIFGSIANSLNIMVLSRREMSSPTNAILTGLAVADLLVMMEYIPYASHMYLYHRPRRDTYTYGWAVFVFFHSIFTQVCHTISIWLTVTLAIWRYIAVAHPQRNREWCSFRRTVFAIAGAYVICPLICLPGYFTTALTSKVEILDSEGRSPNMTIYNATIGNDTASALGANKFVNSTLWYVDLSETMKVNSLLNLANFWMYSVVIKLIPCLALTILSLRLILALMEAKKRRKMLTTATLVRTDEKNIDNNHSLDVVTNGKKSVKKKSSRLLDKERQTDRTTRMLLAVLLLFLLTEFPQGVLGLLSVILGSGFFRTCYVKLGELMDILALINSAINFILYCAMSRQFRTTFSQLFCRWKLFGRWTPVPRHPDNNGITGTNHTVTQSILPM, encoded by the exons atgAACGAAACGATGGAAGATAATTCAACGATGCTGACGAGCCCCGACACGATGTCGTATCGGTGTGGGGCAGGTTTGAATTCGTTTCATCAAGAGTACGCGAAGATGCACGGCTGGGCGAGTCTGTTAGTTTGCATATTCGGTTCGATAGCGAATAGTTTGAACATAATGGTGTTGTCGCGTCGAGAAATGAGTTCACCGACGAATGCTATATTGACGGGTTTGGCGGTGGCGGATTTGTTGGTTATGATGGAATACATACCGTACGCGAGTCACATGTACCTTTACCACAGGCCTCGAAGGGACACGTACACGTACGGCTGGGCggttttcgtgttttttcattcgatattcACGCAGGTTTGTCACACGATATCGATATGGTTGACGGTGACATTGGCGATATGGCGTTACATCGCGGTCGCGCATCCCCAGCGAAATCGAGAGTGGTGCAGTTTCCGTCGAACGGTCTTTGCGATCGCAGGAGCGTACGTTATTTGTCCGCTGATATGCCTGCCGGGTTATTTCACAACGGCGTTGACTTCGAAGGTAGAAATTCTCGACTCTGAGGGGAGGAGCCCGAACATGACGATTTATAACGCAACGATCGGGAACGACACGGCGAGCGCGCTCGGTGCCAATAAATTCGTAAATTCGACTCTCTGGTACGTCGATCTCAGCGAGACCATGAAAGTCAACAGTTTGCTTAACCTCGCCAATTTCTGGATGTACAGTGTCGTCATCAAACTAATACCTTGTTTAGCCCTCACGATCCTCAGCCTCAGGCTCATCCTCGCTCTCATGGAAGCTAAAAAACGACGGAAAATGCTCACGACCGCAACTCTCGTCAGAACcgatgagaaaaatatcgataacAATCACAGTCTCGACGTCGTAACCAACGGGAAAAAAAGCGTTAAGAAAAAATCCTCGAGGCTCCTCGACAAAGAGAGACAAACTGACAGAACCACCAGGATGCTACTCGCCGTACTTTTACTCTTTCTTCTCACTGAATTCCCACAGGGTGTACTTGGCCTTCTGAGCGTCATACTCGGCTCTGGCTTCTTCCGCACCTGCTACGTCAAACTAg GAGAGCTGATGGACATACTGGCGTTGATAAACTCTGCGATAAATTTCATCCTCTACTGCGCGATGAGTCGTCAGTTCAGGACAACCTTCAGTCAGCTTTTCTGCAGATGGAAGCTCTTCGGTCGTTGGACACCGGTGCCTCGACATCCGGACAACAACGGCATAACCGGAACTAATCACACCGTGACGCAG
- the LOC122414306 gene encoding G-protein coupled receptor dmsr-1-like isoform X2 — protein MNETMEDNSTMLTSPDTMSYRCGAGLNSFHQEYAKMHGWASLLVCIFGSIANSLNIMVLSRREMSSPTNAILTGLAVADLLVMMEYIPYASHMYLYHRPRRDTYTYGWAVFVFFHSIFTQVCHTISIWLTVTLAIWRYIAVAHPQRNREWCSFRRTVFAIAGAYVICPLICLPGYFTTALTSKVEILDSEGRSPNMTIYNATIGNDTASALGANKFVNSTLWYVDLSETMKVNSLLNLANFWMYSVVIKLIPCLALTILSLRLILALMEAKKRRKMLTTATLVRTDEKNIDNNHSLDVVTNGKKSVKKKSSRLLDKERQTDRTTRMLLAVLLLFLLTEFPQGVLGLLSVILGSGFFRTCYVKLGELMDILALINSAINFILYCAMSRQFRTTFSQLFCRWKLFGRWTPVPRHPDNNGITGTNHTVTQGPT, from the exons atgAACGAAACGATGGAAGATAATTCAACGATGCTGACGAGCCCCGACACGATGTCGTATCGGTGTGGGGCAGGTTTGAATTCGTTTCATCAAGAGTACGCGAAGATGCACGGCTGGGCGAGTCTGTTAGTTTGCATATTCGGTTCGATAGCGAATAGTTTGAACATAATGGTGTTGTCGCGTCGAGAAATGAGTTCACCGACGAATGCTATATTGACGGGTTTGGCGGTGGCGGATTTGTTGGTTATGATGGAATACATACCGTACGCGAGTCACATGTACCTTTACCACAGGCCTCGAAGGGACACGTACACGTACGGCTGGGCggttttcgtgttttttcattcgatattcACGCAGGTTTGTCACACGATATCGATATGGTTGACGGTGACATTGGCGATATGGCGTTACATCGCGGTCGCGCATCCCCAGCGAAATCGAGAGTGGTGCAGTTTCCGTCGAACGGTCTTTGCGATCGCAGGAGCGTACGTTATTTGTCCGCTGATATGCCTGCCGGGTTATTTCACAACGGCGTTGACTTCGAAGGTAGAAATTCTCGACTCTGAGGGGAGGAGCCCGAACATGACGATTTATAACGCAACGATCGGGAACGACACGGCGAGCGCGCTCGGTGCCAATAAATTCGTAAATTCGACTCTCTGGTACGTCGATCTCAGCGAGACCATGAAAGTCAACAGTTTGCTTAACCTCGCCAATTTCTGGATGTACAGTGTCGTCATCAAACTAATACCTTGTTTAGCCCTCACGATCCTCAGCCTCAGGCTCATCCTCGCTCTCATGGAAGCTAAAAAACGACGGAAAATGCTCACGACCGCAACTCTCGTCAGAACcgatgagaaaaatatcgataacAATCACAGTCTCGACGTCGTAACCAACGGGAAAAAAAGCGTTAAGAAAAAATCCTCGAGGCTCCTCGACAAAGAGAGACAAACTGACAGAACCACCAGGATGCTACTCGCCGTACTTTTACTCTTTCTTCTCACTGAATTCCCACAGGGTGTACTTGGCCTTCTGAGCGTCATACTCGGCTCTGGCTTCTTCCGCACCTGCTACGTCAAACTAg GAGAGCTGATGGACATACTGGCGTTGATAAACTCTGCGATAAATTTCATCCTCTACTGCGCGATGAGTCGTCAGTTCAGGACAACCTTCAGTCAGCTTTTCTGCAGATGGAAGCTCTTCGGTCGTTGGACACCGGTGCCTCGACATCCGGACAACAACGGCATAACCGGAACTAATCACACCGTGACGCAG